The proteins below are encoded in one region of Methanobacterium sp.:
- a CDS encoding cobaltochelatase subunit CobN has product MTFVFALALCGVVSAEDTLTGGGSSNTTISTQQSQQTGNNSSNTDSGTNNSTNEQTNSQSGLFDPKVLIIHSSTSSKMTNEAAKKVMDLVNPSQPGYDPNDKNTWLAKFDVRTTTQIAKMNPDDLKKLIEDADIVIAEWLFDSGNFKNVITNYPEIAHNKPNKIFLILESDPDLTNKSEINGTKLFSGINSTVLGNTNTKNTILYDLKNANEARLNGYKATYPQIAAWIEYGMYYAKKGNINYENQFKLALKHFTVMNGGTWPSAWEPANYTTLPAEMLYRDGKIFYSLAEYLAQYPIDTNKGTVGIVGLDSVLLSGDMAHFESLISELVSRGLNVIPVVGAYSGTTGVNGTIPNNVYSAMVKFFIYDPANPNRIINNTEYEANPSLFKYRIDSLVSFTTFTLGSGFVNQTANLFENMNVPVFRAMISTKREEGEWLLSDDGLLWSDTYYQIAIPETQGIIEPIFVAAPAKSIDNITGVEIISYTPIIEQMDYLADRVANWVKLRKMANSDKKIALIYYNYPPGKQNIGASYLAVPESIIEILNGLKQQGYNVTDIPQTADLLVKMMIDRGINVANWAPGELEKLANNPHTILWDAEEYEEWFKTLDPIAQKQVIEGPVGFIEEIVKVSLNYVKDSDSAYNATLNTINKWTQEMNTLADTYPDKAQQIKTLITNISNSLIEVVENTRNNANATNPWNNFYFAKNAFVALRISGLTGWGQSPGDIMTVTKNGRKYIVIPGMKFGNVFIGPEPQRGWEADIAKFYHSTILAPPHQYLAWYAWVNNQFKANAQIHLGRHATYEWLPRKQVALADFDYSNICLGTTPSIYIYIVDGVGEGMQSKRRGLAVIIDHLTPTMKTTTLYGGFLELKALLDTYATTPDSNPLKQETRNAIKQKVKEMNLGSDLEINNVDQMTENDIEKVEDYLVTLQQTLMPLGLHTFGLKWNDTEIALLAAAMISSDGGTTNPSLQRLLAMEKGWNFDNLSINQAEELNNITQNWILQLFTGEKTVIELTSNSTIQTKLIEALGYANKINASFSSEMNSLLNALSAGFVTPGTAHDPIRNPEALPTGNNFYATSENLMPTKVAWNLGKKLADMALAQLDNIPEKIAAVVWCVETVRDDGTMASFVLRMMGIEPTWSSTGSASNLKATPLGTLLADLNAVRNASGKSNLTSRPRVDPIVTTSGLFRDLFPRLLINMDRSYRVALAASYNQIIEQYPSLKQSLDYVVKTLEDAKYTNFKGNESISTNYIAKHWVQDTQTYISQGMNPNDAGEMAITRIFAPSVGDYGAGVNKAVEQSWEVEDRNQLADIYLNRMSHAYSERNWGGSTPGLFKHLLQGIDTAYHSRSTNLYGVLDNDDYFDYFGGLSLAIEKMNNGKAPKLNVVYYANNGNPKIIDLKEFMTIEMRTRYFNPEWIQSMIDEGYSGARTVSNRFVNHQAGWELTAPHIVEDWMWNEIVDVYIKDKYNLGTMEWFNSKNPYAMISISGTLLTMAYEGYWKADQATLKLVANTWSKMIAQNGVACCDCSCGNLAMIQWATQYINPDILAKFNAQMYSATMNPSFAPNQVNPQNPSINPSEGSASGKQVSAASSNNPSSGDNQQQSNAGQSPGDQGEQKAYEVSKSDANSSSSQTGMPIAAIVGVVLLIGLVGFGYFRADILGFFRK; this is encoded by the coding sequence ATGACATTTGTTTTCGCATTAGCACTGTGTGGAGTAGTTTCAGCAGAAGATACTTTAACTGGAGGTGGTTCATCAAATACAACCATATCAACTCAACAAAGTCAACAAACAGGAAATAATTCATCAAATACAGATTCTGGAACCAATAATTCAACTAATGAACAAACAAATAGCCAAAGTGGGCTTTTTGATCCTAAAGTACTCATCATACACTCTTCAACAAGTTCAAAAATGACCAATGAGGCTGCAAAGAAAGTTATGGACTTGGTTAATCCTAGTCAGCCTGGTTACGATCCAAATGACAAGAATACATGGCTTGCAAAATTTGACGTACGAACTACAACTCAGATTGCTAAAATGAATCCGGACGACCTTAAAAAGCTAATTGAAGATGCAGATATTGTTATTGCTGAATGGCTATTCGATTCAGGTAATTTTAAGAATGTAATTACTAATTATCCTGAGATAGCACATAACAAACCAAATAAAATATTCCTCATTCTAGAAAGTGACCCTGATTTAACAAATAAAAGTGAAATAAACGGAACAAAACTTTTCAGCGGAATAAATAGTACGGTGTTAGGTAACACAAATACTAAAAATACCATACTCTACGACCTAAAAAACGCTAATGAGGCACGATTAAATGGATATAAAGCCACTTATCCACAAATAGCGGCTTGGATAGAATATGGTATGTACTATGCTAAAAAAGGAAATATAAATTATGAAAATCAGTTTAAACTAGCCTTAAAGCATTTTACAGTAATGAATGGGGGAACATGGCCATCTGCATGGGAACCTGCAAACTACACAACTTTACCTGCAGAAATGTTATATCGAGACGGTAAAATATTCTACAGTTTAGCAGAATATCTTGCACAATATCCTATTGATACAAACAAAGGTACAGTAGGAATTGTAGGACTTGACAGCGTTTTACTATCTGGAGATATGGCGCATTTTGAAAGTCTCATCAGCGAACTTGTTTCAAGAGGCTTAAATGTTATTCCTGTTGTAGGGGCTTACTCCGGAACTACGGGAGTTAACGGAACAATACCCAATAATGTCTATTCTGCCATGGTAAAGTTCTTCATATACGATCCCGCAAACCCCAACCGAATAATAAATAACACTGAATATGAAGCTAATCCTAGCCTATTTAAATACAGGATAGATTCATTAGTCAGTTTTACTACATTCACACTTGGATCAGGATTTGTAAACCAAACAGCTAATCTATTTGAGAATATGAATGTCCCTGTATTCAGGGCAATGATTTCTACGAAAAGGGAAGAAGGTGAATGGTTGCTTTCTGATGATGGACTTTTATGGAGTGATACTTACTATCAGATAGCTATTCCAGAGACTCAGGGAATTATTGAACCTATTTTCGTGGCTGCCCCCGCAAAAAGTATTGACAACATCACAGGAGTAGAAATAATAAGCTATACTCCTATAATTGAGCAGATGGATTATCTGGCGGATAGAGTAGCTAACTGGGTAAAACTTAGAAAAATGGCTAATTCAGATAAAAAAATAGCTCTAATTTACTATAATTACCCACCAGGAAAACAGAACATTGGAGCCAGCTATCTTGCTGTGCCTGAAAGTATTATTGAGATACTAAATGGTTTAAAACAGCAAGGATATAATGTAACTGATATTCCTCAAACTGCAGATTTACTCGTAAAGATGATGATTGATAGAGGAATTAACGTTGCGAATTGGGCACCTGGAGAACTGGAAAAACTGGCTAACAATCCACATACGATATTATGGGATGCAGAAGAGTATGAAGAATGGTTTAAAACCTTAGATCCGATAGCTCAAAAGCAAGTGATTGAAGGACCAGTAGGTTTCATTGAAGAAATAGTAAAAGTATCATTAAATTACGTTAAAGACAGTGACAGCGCATATAATGCAACTTTAAACACCATTAACAAATGGACACAGGAAATGAACACTTTAGCAGATACTTATCCAGATAAAGCACAACAAATTAAGACATTAATCACAAATATTAGCAATTCACTTATAGAAGTCGTAGAAAATACCCGTAACAATGCTAATGCAACCAATCCATGGAATAATTTCTATTTTGCAAAAAATGCATTCGTGGCGTTAAGAATTTCAGGATTAACTGGTTGGGGACAATCACCAGGAGATATAATGACTGTTACTAAAAATGGCAGAAAATATATTGTTATACCGGGAATGAAATTCGGAAACGTTTTTATCGGCCCAGAACCACAAAGAGGCTGGGAAGCTGACATTGCAAAATTCTATCACAGCACAATTTTAGCACCACCACATCAATATCTGGCGTGGTATGCATGGGTAAACAACCAGTTTAAAGCTAATGCTCAGATACACCTTGGAAGGCACGCTACATATGAATGGCTTCCAAGAAAACAAGTAGCCTTAGCAGACTTTGATTACTCTAATATTTGCCTCGGCACCACACCTTCAATCTATATCTACATCGTCGATGGTGTTGGTGAAGGTATGCAGTCAAAAAGAAGAGGATTAGCAGTTATTATAGACCATTTAACTCCAACTATGAAAACTACAACACTTTACGGTGGATTCCTGGAACTAAAAGCTCTTCTGGACACTTATGCAACTACTCCTGATTCAAACCCACTAAAACAGGAAACAAGAAATGCTATAAAACAAAAAGTCAAAGAAATGAACCTTGGAAGCGATCTTGAAATCAATAATGTTGACCAGATGACTGAAAATGACATCGAAAAAGTAGAAGACTATCTGGTAACTCTTCAACAAACTTTGATGCCACTAGGATTGCATACCTTTGGTCTTAAATGGAATGACACTGAAATTGCCCTTTTAGCTGCAGCAATGATATCTTCTGATGGAGGAACAACAAATCCCTCTTTACAAAGACTTTTAGCAATGGAAAAAGGTTGGAACTTCGATAATCTGAGTATCAACCAGGCTGAAGAACTAAATAATATCACACAAAACTGGATACTGCAATTATTTACAGGAGAAAAAACTGTTATTGAATTAACATCAAATTCCACAATACAAACTAAATTAATTGAAGCTCTAGGTTATGCTAACAAAATTAATGCAAGTTTCAGTTCAGAAATGAATTCGCTGTTAAATGCACTTTCTGCAGGATTCGTTACACCAGGTACAGCTCATGATCCTATTAGAAATCCAGAAGCTCTTCCAACAGGAAATAATTTCTATGCAACCTCAGAAAATTTAATGCCGACCAAAGTAGCATGGAACCTGGGTAAGAAGCTGGCAGATATGGCTTTAGCTCAGCTGGATAATATTCCAGAAAAAATCGCAGCAGTAGTATGGTGTGTGGAGACAGTAAGAGACGACGGTACTATGGCATCATTTGTTTTGAGGATGATGGGTATAGAACCTACATGGTCTTCAACTGGCAGCGCCAGCAACTTAAAAGCTACTCCTTTAGGTACTCTTTTAGCTGATTTAAATGCTGTTAGAAATGCGAGTGGTAAATCAAACCTTACCAGTAGACCAAGAGTTGATCCGATTGTCACTACAAGTGGTCTATTCAGAGATCTATTCCCAAGACTGTTGATAAATATGGACCGTTCTTATCGGGTTGCCCTTGCGGCATCTTATAATCAGATTATAGAACAGTATCCAAGTCTAAAGCAGTCCCTTGATTACGTTGTAAAAACTCTTGAGGATGCCAAGTATACTAATTTCAAAGGAAATGAGTCAATCAGCACCAATTACATAGCAAAACATTGGGTACAGGATACTCAAACCTATATTTCACAAGGTATGAATCCTAATGATGCTGGAGAAATGGCTATAACTCGCATATTTGCCCCATCAGTCGGTGATTACGGTGCAGGGGTCAATAAAGCTGTGGAACAGTCATGGGAAGTTGAAGACAGGAATCAGTTGGCAGATATTTATCTTAACCGGATGAGTCATGCGTACAGTGAACGAAATTGGGGAGGATCAACTCCTGGTTTATTTAAACACTTATTACAGGGTATTGATACAGCTTACCACAGTAGAAGCACTAACCTTTACGGGGTTCTTGATAACGACGACTACTTCGACTACTTTGGAGGTTTATCATTAGCAATTGAGAAAATGAACAATGGTAAAGCCCCAAAATTGAACGTTGTTTACTATGCTAACAATGGAAATCCTAAAATCATTGATCTTAAAGAATTCATGACCATTGAAATGAGAACACGTTACTTCAACCCTGAATGGATTCAAAGTATGATAGATGAAGGTTACAGTGGTGCCAGAACAGTATCAAACAGATTTGTAAATCACCAGGCAGGTTGGGAACTAACCGCTCCACATATAGTCGAAGATTGGATGTGGAATGAAATAGTAGATGTGTATATAAAAGACAAATACAACTTGGGCACTATGGAATGGTTTAATTCTAAAAATCCATATGCCATGATAAGTATTTCTGGAACTCTGCTCACAATGGCATACGAAGGTTACTGGAAGGCTGATCAGGCTACTTTAAAGCTGGTTGCTAACACATGGTCAAAGATGATAGCTCAAAATGGTGTTGCATGCTGTGACTGCAGCTGCGGGAACCTGGCAATGATACAATGGGCTACTCAGTACATAAATCCAGATATCTTAGCAAAGTTCAACGCACAAATGTACTCTGCAACAATGAATCCATCATTTGCACCAAATCAAGTGAATCCACAAAATCCATCAATTAATCCTTCTGAAGGTTCAGCTTCAGGAAAACAAGTATCAGCAGCAAGCTCCAACAACCCATCAAGCGGCGACAATCAGCAACAATCCAATGCAGGACAAAGTCCTGGTGATCAGGGAGAACAGAAAGCTTATGAAGTTTCTAAATCAGATGCTAATTCAAGTTCTTCCCAGACAGGTATGCCTATTGCAGCCATTGTTGGTGTCGTGCTATTAATTGGTTTAGTAGGTTTTGGATACTTTAGAGCAGACATATTGGGCTTCTTCAGAAAATAA
- a CDS encoding energy-coupling factor ABC transporter permease, with translation MHLPDGLIPLWQSVIYWILTIAILIIYLFKLSRNEETEKRTVYTAIFAAAAVTVSSISIPSPFGVPMHFFLIPIVAILLGPLSGAFVAFLCLIVQFLLLGFGGITTMGANTLTIGVALSFSTYIFYKLSFELNESLSVFSGTLMGIVIATLTQVVILVAAGVATLEMLMATLIPFYLFIGVIEGVANVFIVSFIAKVKPELLKLNKI, from the coding sequence TTGCATTTACCTGATGGACTTATACCGTTATGGCAATCAGTAATTTACTGGATTTTAACCATTGCCATATTAATAATATACTTGTTTAAGCTTTCTCGAAATGAAGAAACTGAGAAGAGAACAGTTTATACAGCGATTTTTGCTGCAGCAGCAGTAACAGTGTCTTCTATTTCAATACCTTCGCCTTTTGGAGTGCCCATGCATTTTTTTCTCATACCTATTGTAGCTATATTACTCGGGCCTTTAAGCGGTGCTTTTGTGGCTTTTTTATGTCTTATAGTCCAGTTTTTACTTTTAGGATTCGGAGGAATAACCACCATGGGTGCTAATACTCTAACAATTGGTGTAGCGCTTAGTTTTTCAACTTACATATTTTATAAATTAAGTTTTGAACTTAATGAGAGTTTAAGTGTTTTTTCAGGCACTTTAATGGGGATAGTAATTGCTACTTTAACTCAAGTAGTGATATTGGTGGCAGCAGGAGTAGCAACTTTGGAAATGTTAATGGCCACACTGATACCTTTCTATTTGTTTATTGGAGTAATTGAAGGAGTTGCCAATGTTTTCATAGTGTCATTTATTGCCAAAGTAAAACCTGAACTATTAAAACTGAACAAAATTTAA
- a CDS encoding FmdE family protein, giving the protein MVLLVFAVLFTLCICGTVAADDLSTTGGNDTNLNQSTSGNNQLVDPIIGVKVNYEYSDDVINPEIKVKDSNGVNINFTKTFNQTFQGYVVSFDYPGAVNGTKFNITVSAPGYTTQSQMIEVFLNALDASDTNLYGSATFNMKATAAYKLGREVTKKADQLLNFSTADDVLCITTAGLAYLNGTTTEDCLEGILNGSHGEISYGQGNLLTFQSTRTDPLDFCFVVRNGSLLTAAFFKNGSLTPSYVGTFSAIDQTLWNNVIKPKFGDNAFGYVSLANAWKDGLSTDILRQAAYHGHVCLGTISGQAMIDLLLKYYPPGVYGDSGNLEATSYRSISVPGNSDDDAFGYSLDLTTGKRSWVGYNTAEDNMVGFIRWNPTSKKGTLIIMRFNETAILQKYKQLTGLNAYSGIAGELAFNKWLIGKLENDPDSLVEILYVFDNITEEVHNNLTGGVDSKNVVCDALGLDMDYILGLNMTNIADQRVATNYTTGNLTQDQIKEIGTKAVEEAIKQFEAGGINLMDYKDSSKLTVFTSAGYVRVNGQVMDMTMDGIYQMLGSRLSRATLLPVHNARYNPLYFQFSLENPNGTVTSKTIYYDPLSGNLTAKNESACIIDQVILYDPPYDALMAWLWHNHVCGGSSPGYLITNYIYENFPIGENESYAIIGNSISCRDDIYSYLLGISPGAGTYFSQRMTSNTTGSDIMILSVYDKETKTRRVVIINWKNPTFQGTYNSYEEYIRLYWGDFSSPNLKSPPQISLTADTWVTEEEWARIIAGGNGSLNALEYIKGLPIRTKEDLIRLQGGSQNGNQNETAVIPAPQGVQGTSDNGSSFANGSIGDSGPAVSAATITETTSQVAGSQQGNAYEVSKATPKSADDGISTALIILGAVIIGGLLALGFFKSSIFGFIK; this is encoded by the coding sequence ATGGTATTACTGGTGTTTGCAGTTCTTTTTACGCTGTGTATTTGTGGAACAGTAGCGGCTGACGACTTATCAACAACGGGAGGTAATGATACTAATTTGAATCAATCAACTTCTGGAAATAATCAGCTTGTAGATCCCATAATTGGTGTGAAAGTGAATTATGAGTACTCTGATGATGTTATTAATCCTGAAATAAAGGTTAAAGACAGTAATGGTGTGAATATTAATTTCACCAAGACTTTTAATCAGACTTTTCAGGGTTACGTGGTGAGTTTCGATTATCCTGGAGCTGTTAACGGCACTAAGTTCAATATAACAGTTTCTGCACCAGGTTATACCACTCAAAGTCAGATGATTGAAGTGTTTTTAAATGCTTTGGATGCTAGTGACACCAACCTTTATGGTAGTGCAACATTCAACATGAAAGCTACAGCTGCCTACAAACTAGGCCGAGAAGTCACCAAAAAAGCAGACCAACTATTAAACTTCTCAACAGCTGACGATGTTTTATGCATAACCACAGCTGGTTTAGCATACTTGAACGGTACTACTACTGAAGACTGTTTAGAAGGTATTTTGAACGGTTCGCATGGTGAAATAAGTTATGGTCAGGGCAACCTGTTAACATTCCAATCAACACGAACAGATCCTTTGGATTTCTGTTTCGTAGTCAGAAATGGGAGTTTATTGACTGCAGCTTTCTTCAAGAACGGTTCATTGACACCATCTTATGTTGGTACTTTTTCTGCAATAGATCAAACATTATGGAACAACGTAATAAAACCTAAATTCGGTGATAATGCATTTGGCTATGTTAGTCTAGCTAATGCCTGGAAAGATGGACTCTCTACTGACATCTTGAGACAGGCCGCCTACCATGGCCACGTTTGTCTGGGAACAATCAGTGGACAAGCAATGATAGATCTTCTACTCAAATATTATCCACCAGGAGTTTATGGAGATAGTGGAAATCTAGAAGCAACAAGTTACAGGTCAATTAGTGTGCCGGGTAATTCAGATGACGATGCATTTGGTTATTCTCTGGATTTAACAACTGGAAAACGTTCTTGGGTAGGTTATAATACTGCAGAAGACAACATGGTTGGATTCATCCGCTGGAATCCCACCAGTAAAAAAGGAACCCTCATAATAATGAGATTCAACGAAACCGCAATCCTGCAAAAATATAAACAACTAACAGGCTTAAATGCATATTCGGGGATAGCTGGTGAATTAGCTTTTAATAAATGGTTAATTGGCAAATTAGAAAACGATCCCGACTCTCTAGTTGAGATACTGTATGTTTTTGACAATATAACCGAAGAAGTTCACAACAACCTAACTGGAGGAGTAGACTCTAAAAATGTTGTTTGCGATGCTCTTGGACTGGACATGGACTACATACTGGGTCTCAACATGACCAACATTGCAGATCAGAGGGTTGCCACCAACTACACAACTGGAAACCTAACTCAAGACCAGATCAAAGAAATAGGAACTAAAGCAGTAGAAGAAGCCATTAAACAATTTGAAGCAGGAGGAATTAATTTAATGGACTATAAAGATAGTTCTAAGCTCACAGTGTTCACATCTGCTGGTTATGTGCGTGTAAATGGACAGGTAATGGACATGACCATGGATGGTATCTACCAGATGTTAGGATCCAGACTTAGTAGAGCAACATTACTGCCAGTGCACAATGCCAGATATAATCCATTATACTTCCAATTCAGTCTTGAAAATCCTAATGGTACTGTGACCAGTAAAACCATTTACTACGACCCATTATCAGGAAATCTGACAGCGAAAAACGAATCTGCATGCATCATAGACCAAGTAATTCTGTACGACCCACCATACGACGCTTTAATGGCATGGTTATGGCATAACCATGTTTGTGGTGGTAGTTCACCAGGATACTTGATTACCAACTACATCTACGAGAATTTCCCAATTGGAGAAAATGAAAGTTACGCAATAATAGGTAATTCAATTAGCTGCAGAGATGACATCTATTCCTATCTATTAGGTATTTCTCCGGGTGCAGGAACCTACTTCAGTCAACGAATGACCAGTAACACAACTGGTAGTGATATTATGATTCTCAGTGTCTACGATAAAGAGACCAAAACTAGAAGAGTAGTTATCATTAACTGGAAAAACCCGACTTTCCAAGGAACTTACAACTCTTATGAAGAATACATACGATTGTATTGGGGAGATTTTTCATCCCCTAATCTGAAATCTCCCCCACAGATATCCTTAACAGCAGATACATGGGTAACTGAAGAAGAATGGGCTAGAATAATAGCTGGAGGTAATGGGTCTCTCAATGCTTTGGAATATATTAAGGGATTACCTATCCGTACCAAGGAAGATCTTATACGTCTACAGGGAGGTTCTCAAAATGGAAATCAAAATGAGACTGCGGTAATACCTGCCCCACAAGGAGTTCAGGGAACTTCTGATAATGGTTCTAGCTTTGCTAATGGTTCTATAGGTGATTCTGGACCTGCTGTTAGTGCAGCTACTATAACAGAAACAACAAGTCAAGTTGCAGGTTCACAACAGGGCAATGCATATGAAGTATCTAAAGCAACTCCTAAATCTGCAGATGATGGAATTAGCACAGCATTAATAATTCTTGGAGCTGTAATTATTGGGGGATTATTAGCGCTTGGATTCTTTAAAAGCAGTATATTCGGGTTCATAAAATAA
- the cdhA gene encoding CO dehydrogenase/acetyl-CoA synthase complex subunit alpha — MAHRPKPKEFKDDFWKSKKINISIGDIVETEQREEAPETMGPTPKPNVTDLRSWDMKLLERYEPFYAPFCDMCCLCTYGKCDLTGGKKGACGIDIEAQQARIVLLACCIGSAAHSGHARHLLDYLIEKKGKDFPLDLGMNIDIEAPIMRVLLGKKPKTLGDLRNALDYLEEQMVHLLSACHTGQEGSSVDFESKALHAGLMDNLGKEIGDLAQIAALNMPKGEDAPLVELGLGTIDREKPVVLCIGHNVAPGAGIIDYLEDKDLEDEVEVCGICCAALDITRYNKNAKVVGPISKQLKFVRSGVADVVVVDEQCVRTDVLEEARKNKAAVIATTDKICLGLPDLTDEDADKIVKQLVNEEIEGALILDPDKVGEVATRVAMQIAKDREALKLLPDLDEITEMAKECTECGWCVRVCPNSQPMMEAVTGAAEGDFSKFIELYENDVCYTCGRCEQECERDLPLISMLTKVGEYYVKDEKFNVRAGRGPVQDVEIRKVGAPIVLGDIPGVIAFVGCTNYPEGGEDVAKMAEEFLERNYIVVTSGCGAMTVGEYRDEEGKTLYERYSGDFDAKGLVNVGSCVSNAHIPGACIKIANIFAKKPLEGNFEEIADYILNRVGACGVAWGAYSQKAAAIATGVNRWGIPVVVGPHGTKYRRLFLGRTDKPEKWELNDLRTGEVVNGEPAPEHLLYAAENREEATVMIAKLCIRPNDTQKGRQIKLNHYLDLHKKYFGTLPEDIYKFVRNEKDIPITYKKEVMEMLEERGWEPRALPQEPSTMNFREKTEGK, encoded by the coding sequence GTGGCACACAGACCTAAACCCAAAGAATTCAAGGATGATTTCTGGAAATCAAAAAAAATAAACATCTCAATCGGCGATATAGTTGAAACGGAACAAAGAGAAGAAGCTCCTGAGACAATGGGGCCAACTCCAAAACCCAATGTAACTGATCTAAGATCATGGGATATGAAATTATTAGAACGATATGAACCATTTTATGCACCTTTCTGTGATATGTGCTGTCTTTGTACATATGGAAAATGTGATTTAACAGGAGGTAAAAAAGGAGCTTGCGGAATTGATATAGAGGCACAGCAAGCAAGAATTGTACTTTTAGCATGTTGTATTGGCTCAGCAGCCCATTCAGGACACGCAAGGCACTTATTAGACTATTTAATAGAAAAAAAAGGCAAAGACTTCCCATTAGACTTGGGAATGAACATAGATATTGAAGCCCCTATCATGAGAGTACTTCTCGGCAAAAAACCCAAAACATTAGGTGATTTAAGAAACGCTCTTGATTATTTAGAAGAACAGATGGTCCATCTATTATCAGCGTGTCATACAGGACAGGAAGGAAGTAGCGTAGACTTCGAGTCAAAAGCACTTCATGCAGGATTAATGGATAATTTAGGGAAAGAAATTGGAGATCTTGCACAAATTGCTGCCTTAAATATGCCAAAAGGTGAAGATGCACCTTTAGTGGAACTTGGGCTTGGTACAATAGACCGGGAAAAACCCGTAGTACTTTGTATAGGTCACAATGTAGCTCCCGGAGCAGGGATTATTGATTATCTTGAAGATAAAGATCTTGAAGATGAAGTTGAAGTTTGTGGAATCTGCTGTGCAGCTTTAGACATAACTCGATACAATAAAAATGCAAAAGTCGTTGGACCCATATCAAAACAACTCAAATTCGTAAGAAGCGGAGTTGCCGATGTTGTTGTTGTTGATGAGCAGTGTGTAAGGACAGATGTTCTTGAAGAAGCCAGAAAGAACAAAGCTGCTGTAATTGCAACAACAGATAAAATATGTCTCGGTCTTCCAGACCTGACAGATGAGGATGCAGATAAAATCGTGAAACAACTGGTCAATGAGGAAATTGAAGGAGCTTTAATCCTTGATCCTGATAAAGTCGGAGAAGTAGCCACACGAGTTGCAATGCAAATAGCAAAAGACCGTGAAGCTCTTAAATTACTACCAGACCTTGATGAAATTACTGAAATGGCCAAAGAATGTACTGAATGTGGGTGGTGTGTACGTGTATGTCCAAACAGCCAGCCGATGATGGAAGCCGTGACTGGAGCGGCTGAAGGTGACTTTTCTAAATTCATAGAATTATACGAAAACGATGTTTGTTACACATGTGGCAGATGTGAACAGGAATGTGAAAGAGACCTTCCTTTAATATCTATGCTGACTAAAGTGGGCGAATATTACGTAAAAGACGAAAAATTCAATGTTAGAGCAGGAAGAGGGCCAGTTCAGGATGTTGAAATTAGAAAAGTGGGTGCACCAATTGTTTTAGGAGACATACCTGGTGTTATAGCCTTTGTTGGATGTACAAACTATCCTGAAGGTGGAGAAGATGTTGCTAAAATGGCTGAAGAGTTCCTTGAAAGGAATTATATCGTGGTAACCAGTGGATGCGGAGCCATGACCGTGGGAGAATATCGCGACGAAGAAGGAAAAACACTTTATGAAAGATATAGTGGAGATTTCGACGCTAAAGGTCTTGTAAACGTAGGTTCATGCGTTTCAAATGCCCATATACCTGGAGCATGTATTAAAATCGCGAATATCTTCGCTAAAAAGCCTCTTGAAGGAAACTTCGAAGAAATAGCAGATTATATTTTAAACAGAGTTGGGGCATGTGGCGTGGCATGGGGAGCCTATTCCCAAAAAGCTGCAGCAATTGCAACAGGTGTTAACCGATGGGGAATACCAGTCGTTGTAGGTCCACATGGAACTAAATACAGAAGATTATTCCTGGGAAGAACAGATAAGCCAGAAAAATGGGAACTGAATGACCTTCGTACTGGAGAAGTCGTTAACGGAGAACCGGCCCCAGAACATCTCCTTTATGCTGCCGAAAACCGTGAAGAAGCAACAGTAATGATTGCAAAATTATGTATAAGACCAAACGACACCCAGAAAGGAAGGCAAATTAAATTAAACCATTATTTAGACCTACATAAGAAATATTTCGGCACATTACCCGAAGATATTTATAAATTTGTAAGGAATGAGAAGGATATCCCTATAACCTATAAAAAAGAGGTTATGGAAATGCTGGAAGAAAGAGGATGGGAACCAAGGGCTCTTCCACAGGAACCATCCACAATGAACTTTAGGGAAAAAACAGAGGGAAAATGA